In Equus przewalskii isolate Varuska chromosome 15, EquPr2, whole genome shotgun sequence, a single genomic region encodes these proteins:
- the MSL2 gene encoding E3 ubiquitin-protein ligase MSL2 isoform X1: MNPVNATALYISASRLVLNYDPGDPKAFTEINRLLPYFRQSLSCCVCGHLLQDPIAPTNSTCQHYVCKTCKGKKMMMKPSCSWCKDYEQFEENKQLSILVNCYKKLCEYITQTTLARDIIEAVDCSSDILALLNDGSLFCEETEKPSDSSFTLCLTHSPLPSTSEPTTDPQASLSPISESTLSIAIGSSVINGLPTYNGLSIDRFGINIPSPEHSNTIDVCNTVDIKTEDLSDSLPPVCDTVATDLCSTGIDICSFSEDIKPGDSLLLSVEEVLRSLETVSNTEVCCPNLQPNLEATVSNGPFLQLSSQSLSHNVFMSTSPALHGLSCTAATPKVAKLNRKRSRSESDSEKVQPLPISTIIRGPTLGASAPVTVKRESKISLQPIATVPNGGTTPKISKTVLLSTKNMKKSHEHGSKKSHSKTKPGILKKDKTVKEKIPSHHFMPGSPTKTVYKKPQEKKGCKCGRATQNPSVLTCRGQRCPCYSNRKACLDCICRGCQNSYMANGEKKLEAFAVPEKALEQTRLTLGINVTSIAVRNASTSTSVINVTGSPVTTFLAASTHDDKSLDEAIDMRFDC, translated from the coding sequence GACATTTGCTACAAGATCCTATTGCACCCACCAACTCCACCTGCCAACACTATGTCTGCAAAACTtgtaaaggcaagaaaatgatgATGAAACCTTCATGTAGCTGGTGCAAAGACTATGAGCAGTTTGAGGAAAACAAGCAGTTAAGCATCCTAGTGAACTGCTACAAAAAACTATGCGAATATATAACACAGACTACTTTGGCACGGGATATAATAGAAGCAGTCGACTGTTCTTCTGATATTTTGGCTTTGCTTAATGATGGATCATTGTTTTGTGAGGAGACAGAAAAACCCTCAGATTCATCCTTTACTTTGTGTTTGACACATTCCCCTTTACCTTCGACCTCAGAACCTACAACTGATCCTCAAGCTAGTTTATCTCCAATATCTGAAAGCACCCTCAGCATTGCTATTGGCAGTTCTGTTATCAATGGTTTGCCTACTTATAATGGGCTTTCAATAGATAGATTTGGTATAAATATTCCTTCACCTGAACATTCAAATACGATTGATGTATGTAACACTGTTGACATAAAAACTGAGGATCTGTCTGACAGCTTGCCACCTGTCTGTGACACGGTAGCCACTGATTTGTGCTCCACGGGCATTGATATCTGCAGTTTCAGTGAAGATATAAAGCCTGGTGACTCTCTATTACTGAGTGTTGAGGAAGTACTTCGCAGCTTAGAAACTGTTTCAAATACAGAGGTTTGTTGCCCTAATTTGCAGCCCAACTTGGAAGCCACTGTATCCAACGGACCTTTTCTGCAGCTTTCTTCCCAATCTCTTAGCCATAATGTTTTTATGTCCACCAGTCCTGCACTTCATGGGTTATCATGTACAGCAGCAACTCCGAAGGTAGCAAAATTGAATAGAAAACGATCCAGATCAGAAAGCGACAGTGAGAAGGTTCAGCCACTTCCAATTTCTACCATTATCCGAGGCCCAACATTGGGGGCATCTGCTCCTGTGACAGTGAAACGGGAAAGCAAAATTTCTCTTCAACCTATAGCAACTGTTCCCAATGGAGGCACAACGCCCAAAATCAGCAAAACTGTACTTTTATCtactaaaaacatgaaaaagagtCATGAACATGGATCCAAGAAATCTCACTCTAAAACCAAGCCAGGTAttcttaaaaaagacaaaacagtaaAGGAAAAGATTCCTAGTCATCATTTTATGCCAGGAAGTCCTACCAAGACTGTGTATAAAAAGCCCCAAGAAAAGAAAGGGTGTAAATGTGGGCGTGCTACTCAAAATCCAAGTGTTCTTACATGCCGCGGCCAACGCTGCCCTTGCTACTCTAACCGCAAAGCCTGCTTAGATTGTATATGTCGTGGCTGCCAAAACTCCTATATGGCCAATGGGGAAAAGAAGCTGGAGGCATTTGCTGTGCCAGAAAAGGCCTTGGAGCAGACCAGGCTCACTTTGGGCATTAATGTGACTAGCATTGCTGTGCGCAATGCTAGTACTAGCACCAGTGTAATTAATGTCACAGGGTCCCCAGTAACGACGTTTTTAGCTGCCAGTACACATGATGATAAAAGTTTGGATGAAGCTATAGACATGAGATTCGACTGTTAA
- the MSL2 gene encoding E3 ubiquitin-protein ligase MSL2 isoform X2: protein MMMKPSCSWCKDYEQFEENKQLSILVNCYKKLCEYITQTTLARDIIEAVDCSSDILALLNDGSLFCEETEKPSDSSFTLCLTHSPLPSTSEPTTDPQASLSPISESTLSIAIGSSVINGLPTYNGLSIDRFGINIPSPEHSNTIDVCNTVDIKTEDLSDSLPPVCDTVATDLCSTGIDICSFSEDIKPGDSLLLSVEEVLRSLETVSNTEVCCPNLQPNLEATVSNGPFLQLSSQSLSHNVFMSTSPALHGLSCTAATPKVAKLNRKRSRSESDSEKVQPLPISTIIRGPTLGASAPVTVKRESKISLQPIATVPNGGTTPKISKTVLLSTKNMKKSHEHGSKKSHSKTKPGILKKDKTVKEKIPSHHFMPGSPTKTVYKKPQEKKGCKCGRATQNPSVLTCRGQRCPCYSNRKACLDCICRGCQNSYMANGEKKLEAFAVPEKALEQTRLTLGINVTSIAVRNASTSTSVINVTGSPVTTFLAASTHDDKSLDEAIDMRFDC from the coding sequence atgatgATGAAACCTTCATGTAGCTGGTGCAAAGACTATGAGCAGTTTGAGGAAAACAAGCAGTTAAGCATCCTAGTGAACTGCTACAAAAAACTATGCGAATATATAACACAGACTACTTTGGCACGGGATATAATAGAAGCAGTCGACTGTTCTTCTGATATTTTGGCTTTGCTTAATGATGGATCATTGTTTTGTGAGGAGACAGAAAAACCCTCAGATTCATCCTTTACTTTGTGTTTGACACATTCCCCTTTACCTTCGACCTCAGAACCTACAACTGATCCTCAAGCTAGTTTATCTCCAATATCTGAAAGCACCCTCAGCATTGCTATTGGCAGTTCTGTTATCAATGGTTTGCCTACTTATAATGGGCTTTCAATAGATAGATTTGGTATAAATATTCCTTCACCTGAACATTCAAATACGATTGATGTATGTAACACTGTTGACATAAAAACTGAGGATCTGTCTGACAGCTTGCCACCTGTCTGTGACACGGTAGCCACTGATTTGTGCTCCACGGGCATTGATATCTGCAGTTTCAGTGAAGATATAAAGCCTGGTGACTCTCTATTACTGAGTGTTGAGGAAGTACTTCGCAGCTTAGAAACTGTTTCAAATACAGAGGTTTGTTGCCCTAATTTGCAGCCCAACTTGGAAGCCACTGTATCCAACGGACCTTTTCTGCAGCTTTCTTCCCAATCTCTTAGCCATAATGTTTTTATGTCCACCAGTCCTGCACTTCATGGGTTATCATGTACAGCAGCAACTCCGAAGGTAGCAAAATTGAATAGAAAACGATCCAGATCAGAAAGCGACAGTGAGAAGGTTCAGCCACTTCCAATTTCTACCATTATCCGAGGCCCAACATTGGGGGCATCTGCTCCTGTGACAGTGAAACGGGAAAGCAAAATTTCTCTTCAACCTATAGCAACTGTTCCCAATGGAGGCACAACGCCCAAAATCAGCAAAACTGTACTTTTATCtactaaaaacatgaaaaagagtCATGAACATGGATCCAAGAAATCTCACTCTAAAACCAAGCCAGGTAttcttaaaaaagacaaaacagtaaAGGAAAAGATTCCTAGTCATCATTTTATGCCAGGAAGTCCTACCAAGACTGTGTATAAAAAGCCCCAAGAAAAGAAAGGGTGTAAATGTGGGCGTGCTACTCAAAATCCAAGTGTTCTTACATGCCGCGGCCAACGCTGCCCTTGCTACTCTAACCGCAAAGCCTGCTTAGATTGTATATGTCGTGGCTGCCAAAACTCCTATATGGCCAATGGGGAAAAGAAGCTGGAGGCATTTGCTGTGCCAGAAAAGGCCTTGGAGCAGACCAGGCTCACTTTGGGCATTAATGTGACTAGCATTGCTGTGCGCAATGCTAGTACTAGCACCAGTGTAATTAATGTCACAGGGTCCCCAGTAACGACGTTTTTAGCTGCCAGTACACATGATGATAAAAGTTTGGATGAAGCTATAGACATGAGATTCGACTGTTAA